The following proteins come from a genomic window of Crocosphaera sp. UHCC 0190:
- a CDS encoding SAM-dependent methyltransferase translates to MTSNIVQDIRNYIPLVGDVNTKSPIAYQATRMATQVVNTVQMAVAEAYINGPEVPDSLMRSLFDTCMPIFFKYFPSLLVPYEWVLQETDDLAEGARDLMKIQYDLPQGMLNRMLGEGKLIYPKYSMGLWEKGAIDLEQSQMQMIDDIIEKLEIRDGDNILDFGCGWGCIPNYVMSKFPNVRFTGLNLSHEQCEYMRQKMQDSESYLNSGRFTLVEGDLNKVKFEEKFDKVLSVGVFCHVGNLTNAFQKLASFLKSDGKVFIHIITVRTPNNISSVYTHKYIFPHGRYWNFDAVPSRNKDLKTIRRWYLNGMNYSTTLVNWLKNFDESYEYVKDLHYGIDFAKFRRIWRFYLMWFVSNFASCDGEINGNGQFLMVHS, encoded by the coding sequence ATGACTTCCAATATTGTCCAAGATATCCGAAATTATATCCCTTTAGTCGGAGATGTAAATACCAAAAGCCCAATTGCTTACCAAGCAACCCGTATGGCAACGCAGGTAGTTAATACAGTGCAAATGGCAGTAGCAGAGGCTTATATCAACGGACCAGAGGTTCCTGATTCTTTGATGCGATCGCTTTTTGATACTTGTATGCCCATCTTTTTCAAGTATTTTCCCTCACTTCTCGTTCCCTATGAATGGGTCTTACAAGAGACGGACGATTTGGCAGAAGGGGCCAGGGATTTGATGAAGATCCAGTATGATCTTCCACAAGGAATGTTAAATCGGATGCTAGGGGAAGGGAAACTAATCTATCCGAAATACAGCATGGGATTGTGGGAGAAAGGGGCTATCGATTTAGAGCAATCCCAGATGCAGATGATCGATGATATAATTGAAAAACTAGAGATCCGAGATGGGGACAACATTCTAGACTTTGGCTGTGGTTGGGGCTGTATTCCAAATTATGTAATGTCTAAGTTCCCAAATGTCAGATTTACGGGACTGAACCTTAGCCATGAGCAATGCGAATATATGCGCCAGAAAATGCAAGACAGTGAAAGCTATCTCAATTCAGGACGATTTACCCTGGTCGAAGGGGATCTTAACAAGGTTAAATTTGAAGAGAAATTTGACAAAGTTCTCTCGGTGGGAGTCTTTTGTCATGTGGGAAATTTGACCAATGCTTTCCAAAAGCTGGCATCTTTTCTCAAAAGTGATGGCAAGGTATTCATTCACATCATCACAGTCCGTACCCCGAATAACATATCCAGTGTTTACACCCATAAATATATTTTCCCCCACGGTCGTTACTGGAACTTTGATGCAGTTCCCAGCCGTAATAAAGACTTAAAAACGATTCGGCGATGGTATCTCAATGGCATGAATTACTCCACCACCTTGGTGAATTGGCTGAAAAACTTTGATGAAAGCTATGAATACGTTAAAGATCTCCATTACGGCATAGATTTTGCTAAGTTCCGTCGCATCTGGCGATTCTATCTGATGTGGTTTGTTTCCAACTTTGCTAGCTGTGACGGCGAGATTAATGGGAACGGTCAATTTCTCATGGTTCATAGTTAA
- a CDS encoding translocation/assembly module TamB domain-containing protein, protein MTNTPPNPPPEPSESGTSLLGRLVNFVKKPSTLIVGGVLLSLGVAGYGGINYFVYEKLSPLLSSELSKLLEREVRVGEVESFSFNHIRIGNSAIPTQENDRDRADIKGITVNFSLLPLLIGQPLELDVTIDDPNVYIEQDKTGKWVNLPEMKGEGELNLPIDIKGNIRLNNADVSVLPNGFKDIVKIDAAGKVGYIYKSNDDQEVSYDLGVQLLSSNIGIKGKTQIKTWKTEAELRINQLSLPKLVALIPNLPVAVKSGLVNSNLSISLPSLEGIEGTQGVGTFDISKIEANIQPLKVPLKLNLGIELQGKTVQFKNTKISLGGLITEIKGSINWQEGYNLDVDLKPFIVENVLKLFPNQIPLKLAGEIQGKIRLSGEIKNPILTGTINNSKPLLIEKTQIQALKTVFQANLNQVNLKQFQIKPTAGGVITATGKVDTGILKSLKENKPINWQKMPIALGFQVQLPNQKLIEPYYKSPLNVSLGSLTAQGKIGGNLGQPKGKIEWLAPNIVTVSGQKVSGKGAILLAGENVLLQDTVLTSNSGNITLNAVGNIKRKQWQSLVTANNFSLTPFVKFTCSLISCPAAILTQKITLSNANINLSGKLDNFALNTINSRGNLTLNVDQGAIALNTNLSQGNLNTTAIVSGLILDPYLPNISIPVQVRNTKINLSGSLDQLFANSTFNLNRLNIDGNVQLTVAGNPINANLEIGNGILAAVANVGQIPLNSLIPNLPVKSSLVSSNIAVTGNLNSLIASLGNTPDISSFRGTANLQLIVEGSLVNATGKLGSNIISGVVDLSQLPLNNFIPNLPIPAQLTGAEITLSSRVMPLLSSTPDLSSALATVNLRLATAEGTINTLTHLQNNQWNTKIAASNLNPALILSQLVPNAPQIEINDLNAQATLSGSLKSIFEGGGTLPIIANNIALQIDGQKLEASGNLLISNLLTNPDAQINLTVAANSNFASLPLTQLISLIPVDQKFLPEEIKLRGMGEFKGTLVGQNLLTAPTNPGNIKLLGDVKLLNLAFNDRQFEPKLTGKLKAIIGETIALNLRGNEDIISASLQPCTRENCPAPYLPTSFELRQTSGDKPPIIATGKLRGDEFVAIVKEFPLDIFKISPGKEFGIPGFISGVVNTEIAINPFTLEGKGTITIDQPSLGFIQGNQITANILYRDNFAQLKNATLSLGQSLYALQGSLNLKSGAIQGNLNVNQGRVEDLLTALKLSNVERLLDLLKIQPIDYAEAQNIPAQSVGNANATIAEQVNLLAVIDQQIRELARKREAGGVPTELDIRGRFDTEIALGGTLYNPTLNVEFTGQNWEWHPQASYPDIVEPLGLVIRDQQVIPVNQVKIAASFVDNVITIKPTKIQIKDTIIALDGQLSPQQIDLNWQLNYLSLDTIGSFIKIPLDTSGALNASGNINGTLIALQLQGQFAFVDAAFQGRPLNKTVEGQFSYQDERFKLLTNEPSIIYASVNIPFPPNPNNNEFDINIRLDTDALKLVSIFSREQVLLTSGEGEVKAEVKGKLDFSQGLLLSALDAKGMITLNETVFQSSALPQPLTVSGKVAMNDKVIDVQQLQGTFADSKLNIAGILPIFTPQNNLENPLTVAIEQGEINLEGLYRGQVDGQVIVTGVAIQPIVGGQVRLANGQIFIPKTSSDGQVETVATINQWVNPRSRRVASNNQPVLFMPQLQNFKVSLQNLFVESLPLFRFEFGGDLLVNGSLGNFNTLQPQGAINVNRGQFNFLDTRFFVERRNQNQIVFDPKQGLLNPILNIQLRTIVSDVSGTIRGFRTEGTTEIPDDSLNKVQRVDINLALNGSLAQLVPSLGKNESEVCQIHDALQPITTTATLSDEELEKVSNCLQLLAEKGTTDQQLLSNPAIKLTSSPSRSQGEIVRLLGQQFLVLAEAFQGQNTEQLIQFGIVQLALPMLFQSLVYDIETSVSDTIGSTDFRIVPFLETIYEVEDKGYVRLSYDYGFNEFRVRYEKRF, encoded by the coding sequence ATGACTAATACCCCCCCTAACCCTCCACCAGAACCGTCTGAAAGCGGTACATCATTATTAGGAAGACTGGTTAATTTTGTCAAGAAACCCTCAACTTTGATCGTTGGAGGGGTATTATTATCCCTAGGAGTTGCTGGGTATGGGGGTATCAATTATTTTGTCTATGAAAAGTTATCTCCACTTCTCTCATCAGAATTGAGCAAACTGTTAGAAAGAGAGGTAAGAGTGGGAGAGGTTGAAAGTTTTTCTTTCAATCATATTCGTATTGGAAATTCGGCAATTCCTACCCAAGAAAATGATAGAGATAGAGCAGATATTAAGGGAATTACTGTTAATTTTAGTCTTTTGCCTCTGCTTATTGGTCAACCTTTAGAGCTTGATGTAACTATTGATGATCCTAATGTTTATATTGAACAAGATAAAACAGGTAAATGGGTAAATTTACCAGAAATGAAAGGGGAGGGGGAGCTTAATTTACCGATTGATATCAAGGGGAATATTCGCTTAAATAATGCGGATGTTTCTGTGCTTCCTAATGGGTTTAAGGATATAGTTAAAATTGATGCAGCAGGGAAAGTCGGTTATATTTATAAGTCTAATGATGATCAAGAAGTTAGTTATGATTTAGGGGTTCAGCTTTTAAGTAGTAATATAGGTATTAAGGGAAAAACTCAGATTAAAACGTGGAAAACTGAGGCAGAATTGAGAATAAATCAATTGTCATTGCCTAAATTAGTTGCTTTAATTCCTAATTTACCTGTTGCTGTCAAAAGTGGATTAGTTAATAGTAATTTGAGTATTTCTTTGCCCTCTTTAGAAGGGATAGAAGGAACTCAAGGAGTGGGAACTTTTGATATTTCTAAGATTGAAGCAAATATTCAGCCCTTAAAGGTTCCTCTTAAGCTTAATTTAGGTATTGAATTACAAGGAAAAACCGTTCAATTTAAGAATACTAAAATTAGTTTAGGGGGTTTGATTACAGAAATTAAAGGGTCAATTAATTGGCAAGAAGGCTATAATCTTGATGTTGATCTCAAACCGTTTATTGTAGAGAATGTATTAAAACTTTTTCCTAACCAAATACCGCTTAAACTTGCTGGAGAAATTCAAGGAAAAATTCGCTTAAGTGGTGAAATTAAAAATCCTATCTTAACGGGAACTATTAATAATAGCAAACCATTGCTGATTGAAAAAACACAAATTCAAGCTCTTAAAACTGTTTTTCAAGCTAACTTAAATCAAGTTAACCTCAAACAATTTCAAATCAAACCAACAGCAGGGGGAGTAATTACAGCAACAGGAAAAGTAGATACAGGAATTTTAAAATCTCTTAAAGAAAATAAACCGATTAATTGGCAAAAAATGCCTATTGCTTTGGGTTTTCAAGTTCAATTACCTAATCAAAAATTAATTGAACCTTACTATAAATCGCCTCTAAATGTGAGTTTAGGTTCCCTAACTGCCCAAGGTAAAATTGGGGGAAACCTAGGACAACCTAAAGGAAAAATAGAATGGCTTGCGCCCAATATTGTAACAGTTTCCGGTCAAAAAGTATCAGGAAAAGGCGCAATTTTGTTAGCGGGAGAAAATGTTTTATTACAAGACACTGTTTTAACTTCTAACAGTGGGAATATTACCTTAAATGCTGTGGGTAATATTAAACGGAAACAATGGCAAAGCTTAGTGACTGCAAATAATTTTTCCTTAACCCCTTTTGTAAAATTTACCTGTTCCTTAATTAGTTGTCCCGCAGCTATTTTAACTCAAAAAATTACTCTAAGTAATGCCAATATTAACTTATCAGGAAAACTCGATAATTTTGCCCTCAATACTATTAATAGTCGAGGAAATCTTACCCTAAATGTAGATCAAGGTGCAATCGCCCTTAATACTAATCTTTCTCAAGGTAATCTTAACACGACTGCCATTGTTTCAGGGTTAATTCTTGACCCCTATCTTCCTAATATTTCTATTCCGGTACAAGTCAGAAACACCAAAATTAATTTATCCGGTTCCCTTGACCAACTTTTTGCCAATTCAACGTTTAATCTTAACCGTCTTAATATAGATGGTAATGTTCAATTAACAGTTGCAGGAAATCCCATTAATGCTAATCTAGAAATCGGTAATGGTATCTTAGCAGCCGTAGCTAATGTAGGTCAAATTCCTCTTAATTCCCTCATTCCTAATTTACCTGTAAAATCAAGCTTAGTTAGCAGTAACATTGCCGTAACAGGCAACCTCAACTCTCTCATTGCTTCTCTAGGAAATACCCCAGATATTAGTAGCTTTCGCGGGACAGCTAACCTACAATTAATAGTAGAAGGAAGTCTGGTCAATGCGACTGGAAAATTAGGCAGTAACATAATTAGCGGAGTCGTCGATCTTTCCCAATTACCTCTTAATAATTTTATACCTAATTTACCCATTCCTGCTCAATTAACTGGGGCTGAAATAACCCTTTCAAGTCGAGTTATGCCACTCCTATCAAGCACTCCTGACTTAAGCAGTGCTTTGGCAACTGTTAATTTAAGACTGGCTACTGCTGAAGGAACAATTAACACCTTAACTCACTTACAAAATAATCAATGGAATACAAAAATAGCTGCATCCAACCTCAATCCTGCTCTAATTTTAAGCCAGCTTGTTCCCAATGCCCCCCAAATAGAAATTAATGACTTGAATGCCCAAGCAACCCTTTCCGGTAGCCTTAAAAGCATTTTTGAAGGAGGCGGAACCTTACCAATTATAGCCAATAATATTGCCCTTCAAATCGATGGACAAAAGTTAGAAGCTAGTGGTAATTTACTAATTTCTAACCTCTTAACAAATCCTGATGCTCAAATTAACTTAACAGTTGCAGCAAACTCGAACTTTGCCAGCCTACCTTTAACCCAATTAATTTCCCTAATTCCTGTCGATCAAAAATTCCTACCAGAAGAAATAAAATTAAGAGGAATGGGAGAATTTAAGGGAACTTTAGTCGGTCAAAATTTACTAACTGCCCCCACAAACCCAGGTAATATAAAACTTTTAGGCGATGTAAAACTTCTTAATCTTGCCTTTAATGATCGTCAATTTGAACCCAAATTAACGGGCAAACTTAAGGCAATTATCGGGGAAACCATTGCCTTAAACTTACGAGGAAATGAAGATATTATCTCTGCTTCTCTGCAACCTTGTACTCGTGAAAATTGTCCCGCCCCCTATCTTCCTACATCCTTTGAATTACGTCAAACTTCAGGGGACAAACCACCCATCATTGCAACAGGAAAACTCAGAGGGGATGAATTCGTAGCTATCGTTAAAGAATTCCCCTTAGACATATTCAAAATTTCCCCAGGAAAAGAGTTTGGCATTCCTGGATTTATTTCAGGGGTTGTTAATACTGAAATTGCTATTAACCCCTTCACTTTAGAAGGAAAAGGAACTATAACTATAGATCAACCCAGTTTAGGATTTATTCAAGGCAATCAAATAACCGCAAATATTCTCTATCGAGATAACTTCGCCCAGTTAAAAAATGCTACCCTAAGTTTAGGACAAAGCCTCTATGCACTGCAAGGATCACTTAACTTGAAATCCGGGGCAATTCAAGGTAACTTAAATGTAAATCAAGGACGAGTTGAGGACTTATTAACAGCTTTAAAACTCTCCAATGTGGAACGACTTTTAGACTTATTAAAAATTCAACCCATTGATTATGCTGAAGCTCAAAATATTCCGGCCCAGTCTGTGGGAAATGCTAATGCTACCATCGCTGAACAAGTTAACTTATTAGCAGTCATCGATCAACAAATTCGAGAATTAGCGAGGAAACGAGAAGCGGGAGGTGTTCCCACAGAATTAGATATTCGTGGCCGCTTTGATACAGAAATTGCCCTCGGAGGAACCCTTTATAATCCTACCTTGAATGTCGAATTCACGGGTCAAAATTGGGAATGGCATCCTCAAGCATCCTATCCTGATATTGTAGAACCCTTGGGGTTAGTCATACGAGATCAACAAGTTATTCCAGTTAATCAAGTCAAAATTGCGGCCAGTTTTGTTGATAATGTCATCACGATTAAACCCACCAAAATTCAAATTAAAGATACAATTATCGCTTTAGATGGTCAACTTTCTCCCCAACAAATTGACCTTAATTGGCAACTTAATTACTTATCCCTGGATACCATTGGCAGCTTTATCAAAATCCCCTTAGATACATCAGGGGCCCTCAATGCTTCAGGAAATATCAATGGAACCCTAATTGCTCTCCAATTACAGGGACAATTTGCCTTCGTTGATGCAGCATTTCAAGGAAGGCCTTTAAATAAAACTGTTGAGGGACAATTTAGTTATCAAGATGAAAGGTTTAAATTATTAACAAATGAACCATCAATTATTTATGCTTCTGTTAATATTCCCTTTCCTCCTAATCCAAATAATAATGAATTCGACATTAATATTCGCCTAGATACTGACGCACTTAAATTGGTTAGTATTTTCAGCCGTGAACAAGTTTTATTAACCAGTGGAGAAGGGGAAGTTAAGGCAGAAGTGAAGGGAAAACTTGACTTTTCTCAGGGGTTACTTCTCTCTGCCTTAGATGCGAAAGGAATGATAACTCTAAACGAAACTGTTTTCCAAAGTTCAGCTTTACCTCAACCCTTAACGGTGAGTGGAAAAGTTGCAATGAATGACAAAGTAATTGATGTCCAACAACTCCAAGGAACCTTTGCTGATAGTAAATTAAATATCGCCGGAATTTTACCGATATTTACTCCTCAAAATAACCTTGAAAACCCTCTTACAGTAGCCATTGAACAAGGAGAAATTAATTTAGAAGGATTATATCGGGGGCAAGTTGATGGTCAAGTAATTGTTACTGGTGTGGCTATTCAACCCATTGTTGGGGGACAAGTTCGTTTAGCTAATGGACAAATTTTTATTCCTAAAACTTCTAGTGATGGTCAAGTAGAAACCGTCGCAACTATTAATCAATGGGTTAACCCACGTTCGAGAAGAGTAGCGAGTAATAATCAACCCGTTCTTTTTATGCCTCAACTCCAGAATTTTAAGGTGAGTTTACAAAATTTATTTGTTGAATCTTTGCCCTTATTTCGATTTGAATTCGGCGGTGATTTATTAGTTAATGGTTCCTTGGGAAACTTTAACACATTACAACCTCAAGGAGCAATTAATGTTAATCGTGGACAGTTTAACTTCTTAGATACTCGCTTTTTTGTTGAACGTCGTAATCAAAATCAAATCGTTTTTGACCCCAAACAAGGATTATTAAATCCGATATTAAATATTCAATTAAGAACTATTGTTTCTGATGTTTCTGGGACAATAAGAGGATTTCGCACAGAAGGAACCACCGAAATTCCTGATGATAGTCTCAATAAAGTGCAACGGGTTGATATTAATTTAGCCCTCAATGGTTCCCTCGCTCAGTTAGTTCCCAGTTTAGGAAAAAATGAATCAGAAGTCTGTCAAATTCATGATGCTTTGCAACCTATTACCACAACAGCTACCTTATCCGATGAAGAATTAGAAAAAGTTAGTAATTGTTTACAACTATTAGCAGAAAAAGGAACAACCGATCAACAATTATTAAGTAATCCAGCAATCAAATTAACCAGTAGTCCCTCACGAAGTCAGGGGGAAATTGTCCGTTTATTAGGGCAACAATTCTTGGTTTTAGCAGAAGCATTCCAAGGACAAAATACAGAACAATTAATTCAATTTGGTATTGTTCAATTGGCCTTGCCGATGCTTTTCCAAAGTTTAGTTTATGATATAGAAACCTCTGTTAGCGATACCATTGGTAGCACAGATTTTCGCATTGTTCCCTTTTTAGAAACCATTTATGAAGTTGAAGATAAAGGTTATGTTCGTCTATCCTATGATTATGGTTTTAATGAGTTTCGTGTCAGATATGAAAAACGGTTTTAA